DNA from Thermoplasmata archaeon:
CGCCGCGTCCATCGCGCGGATCTCCTTCGTGCGGAGCAGGGCCATTACTTCTCCCCCGCTACGTCGACATCCGCATCCACGCCGAGTTCCTTGACCTCCTTGGCAACCTTCTTCAGGCGCTTCGTGGCCACGCGACTCTTCTTGACCGTCTCCCCGAGCTTGGGGGGTTCCTCCTCGGGCAGGATGACGGCGTCTTCCGCGCCGGCTTCCGGCTCCACCGGGGCCGCAGCCGGAGCCAGGCCTCCCGCGGGAACGGGCTCCGGTTCAGGCGCGACGACAGGTTCCGGTTCCGCCGGGGACGCTCCGACCGCGGGAGGCCGGACCTCAATCTCGTCCGGGAGCTTCGCCAGAGGGTTCATGATCTCCACGGTCACGCCGATGACGCCGGGCTTGAGCTTGGCGACTGCGAAACCCTTGCCCATCCAGAGATTCCGCGGTTCGCCGCAGTACTTGATGTGGCCCGCCTTGAACTTCTCCGTGCGGTGCCGCTGCCCGGTGAGCTTCCCTGCGATGATCACCAGGCACCCCTTCCCACCCGCCTCCATGATCCGGCGCACCGTGCTGTGCCCCGCGCGGCGGAAGTGCCAGCCACGCTCGAGGGCGTTCGCGAGCTTCTCCGCCATGATCTGCGCGTTCAGCGACGGGTTCGCGACCTCCTGCACCTCGATCTGCGGGTTGTCGAACTTGAACTGCCGCTCGACGGCGTCCGTGAGGCTCTTGATCGCGCCGCCCTTGCGGCCGATGACCAGCCCGGGTCGCTCCGACTGGAGCGTGACCCGCGTGCCCATGGGCGTGCGCTGGATGTCCAGGCCGCCGAAGCCCGCGCGGCGCGTCTCGTGCATCAGGTACTCCTTCAGGAGAACCCGGCGCATGTTCTCAACGATGATGCGCTTGTCCTTGCGCCGCTCCGTGACCGTGGCACCGGGCACTCAGCTCCCCTCCGGTTCCTCGAGGACGATTTCCAGGTTCACCGTGTCTTGATTCCAGGGGCCGCTGCGGCCGTGGGCGCGGGGACGGTACGCCTTCTGGATCGACCCTTTGTGCGCGTTGATCACCTTGATCCGCATCTGGTCGGGGTCGTCCTTCCCCGTGAACTCGGCGTTGGAGACCGCGGACTCGAGGACGCGGAGGAAGGCCTTCGCGGCCTTGACCGGGTACCGGGCAGGGCCCATGCCCGACTTGTGCGCGATCCAGCGCTTGTACCGCTTCATGGGAACG
Protein-coding regions in this window:
- a CDS encoding 30S ribosomal protein S3, whose protein sequence is MPGATVTERRKDKRIIVENMRRVLLKEYLMHETRRAGFGGLDIQRTPMGTRVTLQSERPGLVIGRKGGAIKSLTDAVERQFKFDNPQIEVQEVANPSLNAQIMAEKLANALERGWHFRRAGHSTVRRIMEAGGKGCLVIIAGKLTGQRHRTEKFKAGHIKYCGEPRNLWMGKGFAVAKLKPGVIGVTVEIMNPLAKLPDEIEVRPPAVGASPAEPEPVVAPEPEPVPAGGLAPAAAPVEPEAGAEDAVILPEEEPPKLGETVKKSRVATKRLKKVAKEVKELGVDADVDVAGEK
- a CDS encoding 50S ribosomal protein L22, yielding MTQLGYTVEYKIESMARAYGKELQISWKKSVELARAIRGKSVEQAREYLENVAALKQPVPMKRYKRWIAHKSGMGPARYPVKAAKAFLRVLESAVSNAEFTGKDDPDQMRIKVINAHKGSIQKAYRPRAHGRSGPWNQDTVNLEIVLEEPEGS